Proteins co-encoded in one uncultured Draconibacterium sp. genomic window:
- a CDS encoding diphosphate--fructose-6-phosphate 1-phosphotransferase: protein MSISALQKERAKYQPKLPKSLKGDVKLVEGAKTESVADQKEIAELFPNTYGMPLVSFEAADAAAERQPVNVGVILSGGQAPGGHNVISGIFDGIKNIHSDSKLYGFLGGPGGLVDHKYMELTSDIIDEYRNTGGFDIIGSGRTKLEEEAQFDKGLEIAKDLGLNALVIIGGDDSNTNACVLAEYYAKIDSGVQVIGCPKTIDGDLKNEMIETSFGFDTATKVYSELIGNIQRDANSAKKYWHFIKLMGRSASHIGLECALKTQPNITLISEEVAEKKQTLGEVVDYMAGIVANRAVDGNNFGVALIPEGLIEFIPEMKTLISELNDLLAEGTDTEKEFKMLKKSHRNEWVAGHLSETSSNVFRSLPSGIATQLTLDRDPHGNVQVSLIETEKLLGEMVKTRLDEMKEAGEFVGKFGTQYHFFGYEGRCAAPSNFDADYCYSLGYTASVLISEGKTGYMASVRNTTAPADEWIAGGVPVTMMMNMERRHGHMKPVIQKALVELEGAPYKYFVSKRGEWATGTEFVYPGPIQYFGPTEVCDQTTETLKLEQA from the coding sequence ATGAGTATTAGCGCATTACAAAAAGAAAGGGCTAAATATCAGCCGAAACTTCCTAAATCGTTAAAAGGCGATGTAAAATTGGTTGAGGGGGCAAAAACCGAATCGGTTGCCGACCAAAAAGAAATTGCTGAATTATTTCCGAATACTTACGGAATGCCGTTGGTTTCTTTCGAAGCAGCCGATGCTGCAGCCGAAAGACAACCGGTTAACGTTGGTGTAATCCTTTCCGGTGGCCAGGCTCCGGGCGGACACAACGTAATCTCAGGTATTTTCGATGGTATTAAAAATATCCATTCTGATAGTAAATTGTACGGTTTCCTAGGTGGTCCAGGCGGACTGGTTGACCACAAATACATGGAACTTACTTCTGATATTATCGACGAGTACCGTAACACCGGTGGTTTCGATATTATCGGTTCGGGCCGCACAAAACTGGAAGAAGAAGCACAATTCGACAAAGGTCTTGAAATTGCAAAAGATCTTGGATTGAACGCGCTTGTAATTATTGGTGGCGACGACTCAAACACAAACGCTTGTGTGTTGGCTGAGTACTACGCTAAAATTGATTCTGGTGTTCAGGTAATTGGTTGCCCGAAAACAATTGATGGTGACCTTAAAAACGAAATGATCGAGACTTCTTTTGGTTTCGATACAGCAACAAAAGTATATTCAGAGCTGATTGGTAACATCCAGCGCGATGCCAACTCAGCAAAAAAATACTGGCACTTTATTAAATTAATGGGACGTTCGGCGTCGCACATCGGTTTAGAGTGTGCTCTGAAAACGCAACCAAACATTACGTTGATTTCGGAAGAAGTTGCCGAGAAAAAACAAACATTGGGCGAGGTTGTAGATTATATGGCTGGCATTGTTGCCAATCGTGCAGTTGACGGAAATAACTTTGGTGTTGCTTTAATTCCTGAAGGTCTGATCGAGTTTATTCCTGAAATGAAAACATTGATCTCGGAATTGAACGACCTTCTTGCTGAAGGCACAGATACCGAGAAAGAATTTAAAATGCTGAAGAAAAGTCACCGTAATGAATGGGTGGCAGGTCACTTGAGTGAAACTTCTTCAAATGTATTCCGTTCTTTGCCATCGGGTATTGCAACTCAGTTAACTTTAGATCGCGATCCACACGGAAACGTTCAGGTATCGTTAATCGAAACTGAAAAGCTGTTGGGCGAAATGGTAAAAACACGTTTGGATGAAATGAAAGAAGCTGGTGAGTTTGTCGGAAAATTTGGAACACAGTACCACTTCTTTGGTTACGAAGGACGTTGTGCAGCTCCATCAAACTTTGATGCTGATTACTGTTATTCGTTAGGTTACACTGCTTCTGTTCTTATTTCAGAAGGGAAGACCGGCTATATGGCTTCTGTACGTAACACAACAGCTCCTGCTGATGAGTGGATTGCAGGTGGTGTACCGGTAACTATGATGATGAACATGGAAAGACGTCATGGCCACATGAAACCGGTAATTCAAAAAGCACTGGTTGAGCTGGAAGGCGCTCCTTACAAATATTTTGTTTCAAAACGTGGTGAGTGGGCAACAGGAACCGAGTTCGTTTATCCTGGTCCTATCCAGTATTTCGGTCCAACAGAGGTTTGCGACCAAACTACAGAAACATTAAAATTAGAGCAAGCGTAA
- a CDS encoding RidA family protein, whose product MKRIIATEKAPAAIGPYSQAVEVNGTLYISGQVPLDPKTMKVVEGGITGQTEQVMKNIGEILSEAGYSFSDVVKSTCLLSDMANFKAMNEVYGKYYSETPPARAAFAVKELPLGVMVEIETIAVK is encoded by the coding sequence ATGAAACGTATAATAGCTACAGAAAAAGCACCTGCTGCAATTGGTCCATACAGCCAGGCTGTTGAAGTAAACGGAACACTTTATATTTCAGGACAAGTACCACTCGATCCGAAAACGATGAAAGTTGTTGAAGGCGGAATTACCGGGCAAACCGAGCAGGTAATGAAAAATATTGGCGAGATTTTAAGCGAGGCCGGTTATTCGTTTTCCGATGTGGTAAAATCGACTTGCCTGTTAAGCGACATGGCCAATTTTAAAGCCATGAACGAAGTTTACGGAAAATACTACAGTGAAACTCCTCCGGCAAGAGCTGCTTTTGCTGTAAAAGAACTGCCGCTGGGGGTGATGGTTGAAATTGAAACGATTGCTGTAAAATAG
- a CDS encoding N-acetyltransferase family protein has product MNKVVRLEILEEKDLCLVKDIYNYYIANSTATFHTGSVSEADLKSILPIGDRRFRSFLIYFNNEVAGYCYLGRYKPRAAYDRTAEVTIYLKPDYFGKGIGREVLLQMEQKALEVGIVVLMGIITAENESSVKLFERMGYEKCGHFKQVGEKFGRILDVLAYQKLLG; this is encoded by the coding sequence ATGAATAAAGTGGTTCGCCTCGAAATACTGGAGGAAAAAGACTTGTGTCTGGTTAAAGACATTTACAATTATTACATCGCTAATTCAACAGCTACCTTTCATACCGGCTCGGTAAGCGAGGCTGACTTGAAGAGTATTTTACCCATAGGTGATAGGCGTTTCAGGTCGTTTCTGATTTACTTTAATAACGAAGTAGCCGGGTATTGTTACCTGGGGCGCTATAAACCGCGTGCGGCTTACGATCGTACTGCTGAAGTTACCATTTACCTTAAACCTGACTATTTTGGTAAAGGCATTGGCCGCGAAGTTTTGTTGCAGATGGAGCAAAAAGCGCTGGAAGTTGGAATAGTTGTACTAATGGGAATTATTACCGCCGAAAACGAATCTAGCGTAAAATTGTTCGAACGAATGGGCTACGAAAAATGCGGGCACTTTAAACAGGTAGGAGAGAAGTTCGGGCGCATACTCGATGTGCTGGCTTATCAGAAGCTACTCGGTTAA